In Pedobacter sp. SL55, the following proteins share a genomic window:
- a CDS encoding MGMT family protein produces the protein MKDQRPKSPTPQALTFYEQVYEVARLVPKGRVTSYGAIAKALGVANSSRMVGHAMAYAGQASPKVPAHRIVNSSGLLTGRFHFSPPSEMQEMLEKEGIIVVNDKIKNFKQVFWDPLQEL, from the coding sequence GTGAAAGACCAAAGACCCAAAAGCCCTACGCCCCAAGCGCTAACTTTTTACGAACAGGTTTACGAAGTGGCAAGGTTAGTTCCCAAAGGAAGAGTAACTTCTTACGGAGCTATAGCAAAGGCTTTGGGTGTAGCCAATTCGTCTAGAATGGTAGGGCATGCCATGGCCTACGCTGGGCAGGCTAGTCCAAAAGTACCAGCGCATAGAATAGTGAATAGTAGCGGTTTGCTCACTGGCAGATTTCATTTCTCGCCACCAAGCGAGATGCAAGAAATGCTAGAGAAAGAGGGAATTATTGTTGTTAACGATAAAATAAAGAATTTCAAACAGGTTTTTTGGGATCCGTTGCAGGAGCTTTAA
- the trmB gene encoding tRNA (guanosine(46)-N7)-methyltransferase TrmB, whose translation MGKDKLRKFAEIDTFPNVYQLEEGKALKGNWAKTHFKNDNPVVLELACGKGEYSVGLAKLFPAKNFIGIDLKGNRIWRGARTGVDEDIPNLAFLRIQIEDLLEYFGEQEIDEIWITFADPQPQISREKKRLTSPNFLSKYKILLADGGKINLKTDNDGLYGYTKEKVAELGLLTHKDTDHLYQSDLVDEVLSIKTHYERIYLKKDKNINYIQFSFS comes from the coding sequence GTGGGAAAAGACAAACTCAGAAAATTTGCGGAAATAGACACCTTTCCGAACGTATATCAGTTAGAAGAAGGCAAGGCGCTCAAAGGAAATTGGGCAAAAACACACTTTAAAAACGATAATCCAGTTGTGCTAGAATTGGCTTGTGGAAAAGGGGAATACTCGGTTGGATTGGCCAAGCTTTTTCCGGCAAAAAATTTCATAGGTATAGACCTAAAAGGAAACCGAATTTGGCGTGGTGCTAGAACTGGAGTTGATGAGGATATACCAAATCTAGCTTTTTTGCGTATCCAAATTGAAGATTTGCTGGAGTATTTTGGGGAACAAGAAATAGACGAGATATGGATTACTTTTGCCGATCCGCAACCACAAATTAGTAGAGAGAAAAAACGTTTAACATCGCCTAATTTCTTATCTAAATATAAAATCTTATTGGCTGATGGAGGCAAAATCAATCTAAAAACAGATAATGATGGTTTGTATGGCTATACGAAAGAAAAAGTAGCAGAGTTAGGTTTGCTTACGCATAAAGATACAGATCATTTATATCAATCGGATTTAGTAGACGAGGTACTTTCTATAAAAACACATTACGAGCGCATTTACCTTAAAAAGGATAAAAACATTAATTATATTCAGTTTTCGTTTAGTTAG